The Malus domestica chromosome 10, GDT2T_hap1 genome contains a region encoding:
- the LOC139188620 gene encoding uncharacterized protein, with translation MVFSRPSISLANHLKPIYVTAHVEGVPFKRVLIDGGAVVNVLPAKQMKWLGRGTEDLIPTDLTVSSFSGAITKTHRILPLEVDLGSKQIMLAFFVVDYTSAYGALLGRDWIH, from the coding sequence ATGGTGTTCAGCCGCCCGAGTATTTCACTTGCCAATCATCTGAAACCCATCTACGTTACAGCCCATGTGGAAGGAGTGCCTTTCAAAAGAGTTCTCATTGATGGAGGAGCGGTTGTTAACGTCTTACCAGCCAAACAAATGAAATGGTTGGGGAGAGGTACAGAGGATCTTATTCCTACAGACCTCACTGTTTCTAGTTTCTCAGGCGCTATCACCAAGACTCATAGGATACTGCCTTTGGAAGTAGATTTGGGGTCTAAACAGATCATGTTGGCATTCTTTGTAGTGGACTACACCTCCGCCTATGGAGCCTTACtcggaagagattggatccatTAA
- the LOC139188621 gene encoding uncharacterized protein, with protein sequence MIQSSPYYPQSNGQAESNKILVNIIKRMVIDSPERWHEKLGNTLWAYRTSKRAGTGTTPYALTFGQDTVLPMEINVSSVRIQNHFGLHSKEYVEAMCQGIEDLDVAQIEALNQIQEGKKAVARAYNKRVKVKSFKEGDLVWKTVLPLGAQLRGFGKWSPTWEGPFMISQVLDKGEYYLANLEGNWQKHPINVKFLKKCNGVSAGFPMSSWKESDQVIGLCGQDKLGRGSPGRIIIMCDGEA encoded by the exons atgatccagtccagtccttactacccgcagtcaaatggccaggcagaatccaacaagattttggtaaacattatcaaaagaatggtAATAGATAGTCCGGAAAGGTGGCATGAAAAGCTGGGGaatactttgtgggcatacagaaCTTCAAAAAGGGCAGGAACAGggacaactccttatgctttaactTTTGGGCAAGATACAGTGCTTCCCATGGAGATCAATGTAAGTTCtgtcagaattcaaaatcaTTTTGGGTTACATAGCAAAGAGTATgtcgaagccatgtgtcaagggattgaagacttagacgtagcccaaattgaagccctgaaccagattcaggaaggaaagaaagctgttgcccgagcttataacaaaagGGTGAAAGTAAAGTCATTCAAGGAAGGAGATTTGGTGTGGAAGACGGTCCTTCCTTTGGGAGCTCAGCTTAGGGGCTTTGGaaaatggagcccgacatgggaaggtcctttcatgATTAGTCAAGTTTTGGACAAAGGGGAATATTACTTGGCGAACCTCGAAGGGAATTGGCAGaaacatcccattaatgttaaattcttgaaaaa GTGTAATGGCGTCTCAGCTGGTTTTCCGATGTCTTCATGGAAAGAATCCGatcaggtgatcgggttgtgcggccaagATAAGCTTGGTAGAGGGTCCCCAGGCAGAATCATCATCATGTGTGATGGTGAAGCCTGA